Proteins found in one Alteromonas macleodii genomic segment:
- a CDS encoding YgjV family protein, with product MNIVAEGFGAIAVVLNFIGYRQTNVDKYLLISAFALSALSAHFFMLDAMAAGIGTLLASVRNFIAIKHRSNAILAFFVAVNLGFLAYEWFVLEHSWIIFIAYASSLIFTVGSLVIRNTHTIRKVFLAAETLGLLYALSVGSIFGTVFNISNLISILSKLRKP from the coding sequence ATGAACATAGTTGCAGAAGGTTTTGGCGCGATAGCCGTTGTTTTAAACTTTATTGGGTATCGCCAAACCAATGTCGACAAATATTTGCTTATTTCAGCGTTTGCTTTAAGTGCATTAAGTGCCCACTTTTTCATGTTAGACGCAATGGCTGCTGGCATCGGTACACTACTCGCAAGCGTGCGTAATTTTATTGCTATTAAACACAGAAGCAATGCTATTTTGGCTTTCTTCGTAGCAGTGAACCTTGGCTTCCTCGCCTATGAATGGTTTGTGTTAGAACACAGCTGGATAATTTTTATAGCCTATGCGTCGTCACTTATTTTTACCGTAGGTTCATTGGTTATTCGAAACACACATACCATTAGAAAAGTGTTTCTAGCAGCTGAAACATTAGGGCTGCTATACGCCTTATCTGTAGGCAGTATTTTCGGTACTGTTTTTAATATCAGTAATTTGATCAGCATATTAAGTAAGCTTAGAAAGCCTTAA